From a region of the Candidatus Palauibacter polyketidifaciens genome:
- a CDS encoding cytochrome c3 family protein, translating into MKISSRVAAGVLVAALGATALALYRPSTGELEIAAASLDPSSFLHVQESADPQAAGEGETAAAAAQFAEEQDLATMPPQWRAIYDHENASRGPEQPIPFNHRFHVTDLQIDCMYCHVGTERSVSGVVPSLEVCMGCHRIAGTGLPPVEELRQYEARGEPIEWEWVYKLPEFVQFSHKAHVRNLECQDCHGPVEEMDRVYQWAPLTMGWCLECHRQAPFEGDVATDHTLARDNPPPRAPAPRQPEGFYPRDINTDYGRTRAPTDCAACHY; encoded by the coding sequence ATGAAGATAAGCTCTCGCGTGGCCGCGGGCGTCCTCGTCGCGGCCCTCGGCGCCACCGCTCTGGCGCTGTACCGGCCTTCAACCGGCGAACTCGAGATCGCTGCCGCGAGCCTCGATCCGTCCTCCTTCCTGCACGTCCAGGAGAGCGCGGATCCGCAGGCCGCGGGCGAGGGCGAGACGGCGGCCGCGGCCGCGCAGTTCGCCGAAGAGCAGGATCTCGCGACGATGCCGCCGCAGTGGCGCGCGATCTACGATCACGAGAACGCGAGCCGCGGACCCGAGCAGCCGATCCCGTTCAACCACCGCTTCCACGTGACGGACCTCCAGATCGACTGCATGTACTGCCATGTGGGGACGGAGCGGTCGGTGTCGGGCGTCGTTCCGTCGCTCGAGGTCTGCATGGGGTGCCACCGCATCGCGGGCACGGGGCTGCCGCCGGTCGAGGAGCTGCGCCAGTACGAGGCGCGCGGCGAGCCGATCGAATGGGAGTGGGTGTACAAGCTGCCGGAGTTCGTGCAGTTCAGCCACAAGGCCCACGTGCGGAACCTCGAGTGCCAGGACTGCCATGGGCCGGTCGAGGAGATGGACCGGGTCTACCAGTGGGCGCCGCTCACGATGGGCTGGTGCCTCGAATGCCACCGGCAGGCTCCCTTCGAGGGCGATGTCGCGACGGATCACACGCTGGCGCGGGACAACCCGCCGCCGCGGGCGCCGGCGCCTCGTCAGCCCGAGGGGTTCTACCCGAGGGACATCAACACGGACTACGGCCGGACCCGGGCTCCCACGGATTGCGCGGCATGTCACTACTGA